The Cryptomeria japonica chromosome 2, Sugi_1.0, whole genome shotgun sequence region attgaaagtttaaaatatgacaaagtatgaactgggtttaggtgaaagttggacatgtgatacaaaatgatgtttagatcttgaatatcaagtgatttccctcaatttatgataattttcaaaattctttcatttttcatattttgactagtaaGGACCTTGGATTGCATGTTCACTGTTTACGCAAAAATAGCTATTGGATCTTTACTCGACACTGAGactgatttgaagttcaaatttatgtaggccaaatatgggggaaacaatatacaaatacatatacatatgtatgtgtatgtctatacacacacacacacacacatacatacatgtatgagtgagagagagagagagagagagagagagagagagagagagagagagagagagagagatgtttggTCAAGACCCCATGACGAGTGAAACTCGTAGGGTATAAAGATGCACTTTGCTCCACCAGATGTGTTGAATCCATCTTCTCTTCGTCCGCcatctatttatttttattaaataaaaacattGCAATTATAGaatttaaaagtaaaaaatatttacaaattatGATAATTTATATTATCATAGATTTGAGTTTAAcgtttttaataatttattttaatcaaatatatttaTTAATGTAGAAACCTAAAACTGTCccgcttaattaaataaatattttatttatttaattattttatccaaattcttctattaattaaataaatttttatttatttaattaattcatttagccccttctagcctttccttatttaaataaatatttatttatttatttaaatcatattttccctaaattaaataaatattttatttatttaattggttccacctcttctattaattaaataaatttttatttaattaattaattaattaaataaatttttatttaattaattaattaattagtttttttccctctatgacacatgccatttatcttttaattttcctctacctacccccttcattatttaattatttcttttacctaccctttaatcatagccaaccatttatttatttcacctcttaatcttatccctccattttctaaagtgtcttctatataagatggATACTCTCATTCTTTCACAACCCTAGCTAATGTGTTTATCAATCTTTCTTGCGATCAAGCAACTTTATTAATCGCcatctgttctttgttgagttcttgtgaacaatacaaaatctgagaccaaatatatcaaataagatcaatggagacaggagacaatggagatcaaaccctacttggcatgtgaatggtattattgcttcaatttgttgatttgcatgttcttaggtatcttcattggtgtatggtgaatgttttattgtagaactaggattgtttgtggttggatctttgtgattttgcaatagtttgtcatcattaTTTTTCATCTCACACAATTAAGTTTAGAGAAGAGAAAGAATCAAATTATTACTCTGAAAGATATATGAGAGTCCATAACCAAGCATTTTGCGATAAATTTTTGTGAAGATAAATCCATCTGAAACCATTTCAATTACATAAGTTATATATATTTCATAAAATCAAACACTTTTGTTAAGTCTAGATCACCACATAGGCTAAATAAAAGTCTAGAATAAACATTTACATGAGCATTTTTTTTCTAGGTAGATCCATCTAATATATGACATAGTCTTAAATATCTTTAAATTAAGAAGGAATCCAACAACCATGCAAACCGTATGGGAGTGCATAAGGAAGCTTTGCACGAGCAACCTCAGTGAAGGTGGATCCATCTAAAACTATAGCAAACCCATGACCATCTTTGTCACTCACTATTGATATCACCACTCCTGTACAATTTAATAGCTTACTTTAATATGACACAATTATAAATAGCTATGAAACTAATTAATTGTTAGATTTAGTGTTAAAGACCCTCACCATCATCTTCTGCCTTTGCTCCAGAATGTCCTATAAAGAAGGGTTCAGAGGGAATGCTCCCTTCACTATACCATTTCTTTACTGATTTCTCTTTCAAGTCAATCTAGATAATTTATTATCAAAATATTAGCCACATGTATCTATGTTATTATTTATTTTAGCAAGTAAAGGAAAGGTAATATGACCTTTGTAAGAGAATTGAGAAAATGACAAGGGCACTCTACTGCACATCCATATGCATAACGATActcctttcctttgtattttggaTTAATATTGCACATGTCTATCCCCCTTCCGTGCTCCTTTGATGGAACTACAATATCTAATGTTTCTCTTGGGCTACCATTGAGAGGTACAGTAAAGCGTCCTACTCTATTTGAAAAGAATAAAATTATTTTGATAATGTATATCTTCTCATcaaatataagaaaataaaataatttttttatagagttattattatttaatattttcacAGTTGGGATAGATAATGTTGAATAGCCACACTGGAATCAtatgtgaaaataaaaaaaataaaggttCCATAAtgaatgcaataattaaaaaaaatataagataAATTACCTTGAATCTGGAAGACTATCCTCTCCAAAAAATGATCTTAATTCTTGTAGGAGTATTCTTTCCATGATTGCAACACTACTATTATATTCACAACAATCAACTATGACTGATATGGGCTTGCTAGTAGCCTCATCTTTCTCTTCATAAGCATTGATGAAGTGAAAAGTCATAAATTGAGGAACCTCAACAGAAGCAACCTGTAACAACCTTTGGTCAACCCAATTTGTGATAGACATATTCAATTAGCCATCTATGGATATATAATTTTATTACTAAAGAATACATGTACTTACTGTCTCTCCTGTTTCTTTACAAACTATGTGCATAAATGCTTTAGCATCCTGATGCCATTGTAAGAGATCCCCACTTAACATACTCTCTAGATGATATTTCATGGGCATTTCAGGGACAATAACAAAATTATCTGTTACTGTAAATGAATGCACCCATCCTACACAAGGACCACTTTTGCATTTCACCTGAATTACTCACACCAAGACTATTAGATATGTCTATTTTAATTgagtttatttgattttttttaaattggtTGAGTACTTTAGAATTGGGTTTGTGAGGATATTCTACACAAAGATACCAATTAATttcttatattaaaaaaaatatttgttgaaaatgatttttaaaggaTCAAGATAATTTTTAGAGCTCTTCTTTGACTAAATAGAAAAAATGGTCTTACCTTTCCAATTAAATTTCTTTCATTAGTTCCAGAACACATCTGAATAACGTTGTAACCAGAGTTAGTTAGATCTGGAAGTAGTCAAATAAGTTTACTATCAAA contains the following coding sequences:
- the LOC131864801 gene encoding carotenoid cleavage dioxygenase 8 homolog B, chloroplastic-like — translated: MNTVPAVNKSQDGPFTLATLMAVLFDPIEEILFLVLTPFNGAGDERFKFEIQTNDLTNSGYNVIQMCSGTNERNLIGKVKCKSGPCVGWVHSFTVTDNFVIVPEMPMKYHLESMLSGDLLQWHQDAKAFMHIVCKETGETVASVEVPQFMTFHFINAYEEKDEATSKPISVIVDCCEYNSSVAIMERILLQELRSFFGEDSLPDSRVGRFTVPLNGSPRETLDIVVPSKEHGRGIDMCNINPKYKGKEYRYAYGCAVECPCHFLNSLTKIDLKEKSVKKWYSEGSIPSEPFFIGHSGAKAEDDGVVISIVSDKDGHGFAIVLDGSTFTEVARAKLPYALPYDLKRRLKVFKEDVEVIVQNVKGIKDECIEHLERAVES